The Streptomyces sp. NBC_00224 genome has a window encoding:
- a CDS encoding response regulator transcription factor, whose protein sequence is MRVLVAEDEEVLAELVATGLRRAGFAVDTVYSGDAALAYLGLHDYDVVVLDRDLPRVHGDEVARSLVADASRTRILMLTASASTEDRVEGLDLGADDYLGKPFDFPELVSRVRALRRRSARPVPPVLERLGLRLDTVRRTADREGRSLDLSPKEFAVLQILLEADGGTVSAEELLERAWDAHADPFTGAVRVCLSKLRGKLGEPALIRTVQGVGYAL, encoded by the coding sequence ATGCGGGTACTGGTCGCCGAGGACGAGGAGGTCCTCGCGGAGCTGGTCGCCACCGGGCTGCGGCGGGCCGGTTTCGCCGTCGACACCGTCTACAGCGGGGACGCGGCCCTGGCCTATCTGGGGCTGCACGACTACGACGTGGTGGTCCTGGACCGCGACCTGCCCCGGGTGCACGGCGACGAGGTGGCCCGCAGCCTGGTCGCGGACGCCTCCCGCACCCGGATCCTGATGCTCACCGCGTCCGCGTCCACCGAGGACCGCGTGGAGGGGCTCGACCTGGGGGCCGACGACTATCTGGGCAAGCCGTTCGACTTCCCCGAGCTGGTGTCCCGGGTGCGGGCGCTGCGGCGGCGCAGCGCCCGACCGGTGCCGCCGGTCCTGGAGCGGCTCGGACTGCGGCTCGACACGGTACGGCGCACGGCGGACCGCGAGGGCCGTTCGCTCGACCTCTCTCCGAAGGAGTTCGCGGTGCTCCAGATCCTCCTGGAGGCGGACGGCGGCACGGTCTCGGCCGAGGAGCTCCTTGAGCGGGCCTGGGACGCCCACGCCGACCCCTTCACCGGCGCGGTCCGCGTCTGCCTCAGCAAACTGCGCGGCAAGCTGGGCGAGCCCGCCCTGATCCGTACCGTCCAGGGCGTCGGGTACGCGCTGTGA
- the metG gene encoding methionine--tRNA ligase has translation MAATGSEKQGAKAFYVSTPIYYVNDAPHLGHAYTTVAGDVLTRWHRQRGEKVWYLTGTDEHGQKIMRTADANGVTPQEWCDKLVEEAWKPLWEHLEIANDDFIRTTEKRHTDRVQEFVQDLYDKGEIYKGGYEGPYCVGCEEYKLPGDLVEAEDGTKLCPIHKKPVEILKEENYFFKLSEYGPKLLEFYEANPDFIQPESARNEVMNFVKQGLQDLSISRSAFDWGVPIPWDDKHVIYVWVDALLNYATAVGYGANQEKFEETFPANVHLVGKDILRFHAVIWPAMLMANGLPVPGQVFGHGWLMVGGEKMSKSSLTGIKPQDLTSHFGVDAYRWYFLRAIAFGQDGSFSWEDFTARYTSELANDYGNLASRLAAMVGKYFGGTLPAATASGPAEQAIADGLTRAVTEADRKIGEELDFQGGILAVFDFVKQVNGYITEQEPWKVAKDESEEGRARLATILYTAAEALRAVAVLLNPVMPDTSQKLWESLGAEAADLGPLADQRVQDAARWGQLPVGATVTKGAVLFPRLEEKPA, from the coding sequence ATGGCGGCCACTGGATCCGAGAAGCAGGGGGCGAAGGCGTTTTACGTCTCGACCCCCATTTACTACGTCAACGACGCTCCTCACCTGGGCCACGCCTACACGACCGTCGCAGGCGACGTGCTCACGCGCTGGCACCGTCAGCGCGGCGAGAAGGTGTGGTACCTCACCGGCACGGACGAGCACGGTCAGAAGATCATGCGCACTGCCGACGCCAACGGGGTGACCCCGCAGGAGTGGTGCGACAAGCTCGTGGAGGAGGCCTGGAAGCCCCTCTGGGAGCACCTGGAGATCGCGAACGACGACTTCATCCGTACGACGGAGAAGCGGCACACCGACCGTGTGCAGGAGTTCGTCCAGGACCTGTACGACAAGGGCGAGATCTACAAGGGCGGCTACGAGGGCCCGTACTGCGTGGGCTGCGAGGAGTACAAGCTCCCCGGCGACCTCGTCGAGGCCGAGGACGGCACCAAGCTGTGCCCGATCCACAAGAAGCCGGTGGAGATCCTCAAGGAGGAGAACTACTTCTTCAAGCTCTCCGAGTACGGCCCGAAGCTCCTTGAGTTCTACGAGGCGAACCCGGACTTCATCCAGCCCGAGTCGGCCCGCAACGAGGTCATGAACTTCGTGAAGCAGGGCCTGCAGGACCTGTCGATCTCGCGGTCGGCCTTCGACTGGGGCGTCCCGATCCCGTGGGACGACAAGCACGTCATCTACGTGTGGGTCGACGCCCTCCTGAACTACGCCACGGCCGTCGGCTACGGCGCGAACCAGGAGAAGTTCGAGGAGACGTTCCCGGCCAATGTGCACCTGGTCGGGAAGGACATCCTCCGCTTCCACGCGGTCATCTGGCCCGCGATGCTGATGGCCAACGGTCTGCCCGTACCGGGCCAGGTCTTCGGTCACGGCTGGCTGATGGTCGGCGGCGAGAAGATGTCCAAGTCGAGCCTGACCGGCATCAAGCCGCAGGACCTGACCTCGCACTTCGGCGTCGACGCCTACCGCTGGTACTTCCTGCGCGCCATCGCCTTCGGCCAGGACGGCTCGTTCTCCTGGGAGGACTTCACCGCGCGGTACACCTCGGAGCTCGCCAACGACTACGGCAACCTCGCCTCGCGCCTGGCGGCCATGGTCGGCAAGTACTTCGGCGGCACGCTGCCCGCGGCGACGGCCTCCGGCCCGGCCGAGCAGGCCATCGCCGACGGCCTGACCAGGGCCGTCACCGAGGCGGACCGCAAGATCGGCGAGGAGCTGGACTTCCAGGGCGGCATCCTGGCGGTCTTCGACTTCGTGAAGCAGGTCAACGGCTACATCACGGAGCAGGAGCCGTGGAAGGTGGCCAAGGACGAATCGGAGGAGGGCCGGGCGCGCCTGGCGACCATCCTCTACACGGCCGCCGAGGCGCTGCGCGCCGTCGCCGTCCTGCTGAACCCCGTCATGCCGGACACCTCGCAGAAGCTGTGGGAGTCGCTCGGCGCCGAGGCCGCCGACCTCGGGCCGCTGGCGGACCAGCGGGTCCAGGACGCGGCCCGCTGGGGGCAGCTCCCGGTCGGCGCGACGGTGACGAAGGGCGCGGTGCTGTTCCCGCGTCTGGAAGAGAAGCCGGCTTAG